In one window of Oryza sativa Japonica Group chromosome 9, ASM3414082v1 DNA:
- the LOC4347068 gene encoding pentatricopeptide repeat-containing protein At5g61400, which yields MPPSPPLRHLLSFRRRPLAPRFLLLPRRFSASASASALQAATPPPSSSSAARLAAAVHGSAASGDFAHAIRLTKHLVRASSSPSHRPGAAGAAAAAALASTSASPAPALGVLVIALSQMALPDEALSVFGRLRELPALPACNAILDGLVKAHMLARVWELFDEMLGRGMVPSVVTYNTLINACRHQGDVAKAWEVWDQMVARRIDPNVVTYTTMICALCEEDCIGDAEGLFLEMKEAGMRPNLYTYNALMSSHFKRDNIKHALVFYYDLLKCGLVPNDVIFTTLIDGLCQANRITEAKNIFLDMPRYEVAPTVPVYNSLIHGAFRSGYAQEALAFFQEIIRKGLRPDEFTCSIVVRGLCDGGQMQVATRFLEVMQQSGIALNAAAYNVLIDEYCKSGNLDEALVTCTRMSEVGVEPNVVTYSSLIDGHSKNGEMEIAMAIYTEMVAKGVEPNVVTYTALIHGHAKNGDMDAAFWLQKEMEEKGIYSNAITVSVLVDGLCRENRVQDAVRFIMEYSGQKKSEKNPSIANSVTYMTLIYGLYIDGQYNEACHFFSCMRDSGMVPDRFTYTLVIRGLCMLGYVLNAMMLYADMVKVGVKPTKCAMVCPDIWSRESVDHRMT from the coding sequence atgccgccctctccgccgctccgccacctcctctccttccgccgccgccccctcgccccgcgcttcctcctcctcccccgccgcttCTCCGCCTCCGCATCCGCCTCGGCGCTGCAGGCCGCCACCCCGCCCccctcatcctcctccgccgctcgcctcgccgccgccgtgcacggtTCCGCCGCGTCCGGGGACTTCGCGCACGCCATCCGTTTGACGAAACACCTCGTCcgtgcctcctcctccccaagccatcgccccggcgccgccggcgccgccgccgccgcggcgctcgcctccacctccgcgtcgccggcccCCGCGCTCGGCGTGCTCGTCATCGCGCTCTCCCAGATGGCGCTCCCCGACGAGGCGCTCTCCGTCTTCGGCCGCCTCCGAGAGCTGCCGGCATTGCCGGCCTGCAACGCGATCCTCGACGGCCTCGTGAAGGCGCACATGCTCGCCCGCGTATGGGagctgttcgacgaaatgcttGGTCGGGGGATGGTGCCGAGTGTGGTGACTTACAACACGCTCATCAACGCGTGTCGGCATCAGGGCGATGTGGCGAAGGCTTGGGAGGTCTGGGATCAGATGGTAGCTAGACGGATTGATCCAAATGTGGTCACATATACGACAATGATATGTGCACTCTGTGAGGAGGACTGCATTGGTGACGCTGAGGGGCTTTTCCTTGAGATGAAGGAAGCAGGGATGCGGCCTAATCTATACACATACAATGCATTGATGAGCAGCCACTTCAAGAGAGACAACATCAAGCATGCGCTTGTGTTTTATTACGACTTGCTGAAGTGTGGTCTTGTTCCAAATGATGTGATCTTTACCACTCTAATTGACGGTCTCTGTCAGGCGAACAGGATAACCGAAGCAAAGAATATATTTCTGGACATGCCCAGGTATGAGGTTGCTCCAACTGTGCCTGTGTACAACAGTTTGATCCACGGAGCTTTTAGGTCTGGATACGCACAAGAAGCATTAGCATTTTTCCAGGAGATTATTCGCAAAGGGTTGCGCCCGGATGAGTTCACCTGCAGCATAGTTGTAAGAGGCCTCTGTGATGGTGGGCAAATGCAGGTTGCCACCAGGTTTCTTGAAGTAATGCAACAATCTGGTATTGCACTGAATGCGGCTGCTTACAATGTGCTGATTGATGAGTACTGCAAGAGTGGAAATTTGGATGAAGCTCTCGTGACATGCACAAGAATGAGCGAGGTTGGAGTAGAGCCCAATGTGGTGACATACTCCTCCTTGATAGATGGGCACTCGAAGAATGGGGAAATGGAAATAGCAATGGCTATATACACAGAGATGGTAGCTAAAGGGGTCGAACCTAATGTCGTGACATACACTGCTCTGATTCATGGCCATGCCAAGAATGGTGACATGGATGCTGCTTTTTGGTTACAGAAGGAGATGGAAGAGAAAGGCATTTATTCAAACGCAATAACTGTGTCAGTTCTTGTAGATGGTCTGTGCCGAGAAAATAGGGTACAAGATGCAGTCAGATTCATCATGGAATACTCAGGGCAGAAGAAATCTGAGAAAAACCCTTCAATTGCAAACAGTGTGACATATATGACCTTGATATATGGTCTCTATATAGATGGTCAATACAACGAAGCCTGTCACTTCTTCTCTTGTATGAGAGATTCTGGTATGGTGCCTGATAGATTCACTTACACACTCGTGATTCGTGGACTGTGCATGCTTGGCTATGTCTTGAATGCGATGATGCTCTATGCTGATATGGTTAAGGTTGGTGTTAAACCCACAAAATGCGCCATGGTCTGCCCTGATATTTGGTCAAGAGAATCAGTTGACCACCGCATGACCTGA